A genomic window from Rhodococcus sp. KBS0724 includes:
- the glgC gene encoding glucose-1-phosphate adenylyltransferase gives MRSQPHVLGIVLAGGEGKRLYPLTADRAKPAVPFGGAYRLIDFVLSNLVNAGYLRLCVLTQYKSHSLDRHISQTWRLSGFAGEYITPVPAQQRLGPRWYTGSADAILQSLNLVYDEDPEYIVVFGADHVYRMDPEQMVQHHIDSGAGVTVAGIRVPRSEAFAFGCIDSDESGRITQFLEKPAHPPGTPDDPNSTFASMGNYVFTTKVLVDAIRADSENSDSDHDMGGDIIPALVAAGEASVYDFKDNIVPGATDRDRGYWRDVGTLDAFYDAHMDLVSVHPIFNLYNRRWPIRGATENLAPAKFVKGGLAQESIVGAGSILSAATVRNSVLSSNVMIEDGATVEGSVLMPGVRIGKGAVVRRAILDKNVVVGDGEIIGVDLERDRERFAISSGGVVAIGKGVWI, from the coding sequence CTATCGACTGATCGACTTCGTGTTGAGCAACCTGGTGAACGCGGGCTATCTGCGTCTCTGTGTGCTCACGCAATACAAGTCGCATTCACTCGACCGACATATATCGCAGACGTGGAGGTTGTCCGGATTCGCGGGTGAGTACATCACCCCCGTCCCGGCGCAGCAGCGACTCGGGCCGCGCTGGTACACCGGCAGCGCCGACGCAATCCTGCAGTCGCTCAACCTCGTTTACGACGAAGACCCCGAGTACATCGTGGTGTTCGGCGCCGACCACGTGTACCGCATGGACCCCGAGCAGATGGTGCAGCACCACATCGACTCCGGTGCGGGTGTGACCGTCGCAGGTATCCGTGTGCCGCGCAGTGAGGCGTTTGCGTTCGGCTGCATCGACAGTGACGAGTCGGGACGCATCACGCAGTTCCTCGAGAAGCCGGCTCATCCGCCCGGCACCCCTGACGACCCCAATTCCACCTTTGCCTCCATGGGTAACTACGTGTTCACCACGAAGGTATTGGTCGACGCCATCCGCGCCGACTCCGAGAACTCCGATTCCGATCACGACATGGGCGGCGACATCATCCCCGCCCTCGTCGCGGCAGGCGAAGCGTCGGTGTACGACTTCAAGGACAACATCGTTCCAGGTGCAACCGACCGCGACCGCGGCTACTGGCGCGACGTCGGCACCCTCGACGCCTTCTACGACGCGCACATGGACCTCGTGTCGGTCCACCCCATCTTCAACCTGTACAACCGGCGCTGGCCCATCCGCGGCGCCACCGAGAACCTGGCACCCGCCAAGTTCGTGAAGGGCGGCCTCGCTCAGGAGTCGATAGTCGGCGCCGGATCGATCCTGTCCGCGGCCACCGTGCGCAACTCCGTTCTCAGCTCCAACGTGATGATCGAGGACGGCGCCACCGTCGAAGGCAGCGTCCTGATGCCGGGAGTGCGCATCGGCAAGGGAGCAGTCGTGCGCCGAGCCATCCTCGACAAGAACGTTGTTGTCGGCGACGGCGAGATCATCGGCGTCGACCTCGAACGAGACCGCGAACGATTTGCGATCAGCTCCGGTGGAGTCGTCGCAATCGGTAAGGGTGTCTGGATCTAG
- a CDS encoding O-methyltransferase, whose product MGVTHAEQILRHVEDVVSEDEIFTAARDRALDLGTAPVTPAVGATLAMFARMLGARTAVEVGTGAGVSSLWLLHGMRDDGVLTTIDSEPEHQRAAKLTFRESGIAPARTRLINGNALDVLPRLADGGYDLVFVDCAPVDQPHYVREGIRLLRPGGVIVLHDALAGGRVADPSARDATTAAVREAAKAIADDKRLIRVLLPLGEGLLCASKI is encoded by the coding sequence ATGGGCGTGACCCACGCCGAACAGATACTCCGCCACGTCGAGGACGTTGTTTCCGAGGACGAGATTTTTACCGCGGCGCGGGACCGAGCATTGGACCTCGGGACCGCACCCGTGACGCCCGCCGTCGGCGCGACACTGGCGATGTTCGCTCGCATGCTCGGCGCGAGGACGGCGGTCGAGGTCGGTACCGGAGCCGGTGTGAGCAGCCTGTGGTTGCTGCACGGTATGCGCGACGACGGAGTCCTGACCACCATCGACAGCGAACCCGAGCACCAGCGCGCAGCCAAATTGACGTTCCGTGAAAGTGGAATCGCGCCTGCTCGCACGCGCTTGATCAACGGCAATGCACTCGACGTGCTGCCGCGTCTCGCCGACGGTGGATATGACTTGGTATTCGTCGATTGCGCCCCGGTCGATCAACCGCATTACGTCCGTGAAGGTATCCGGTTGCTGCGTCCGGGCGGTGTGATCGTGCTGCACGACGCTCTTGCCGGTGGCCGCGTCGCCGACCCGTCGGCCCGGGATGCCACGACGGCGGCCGTCCGCGAAGCCGCCAAGGCAATCGCGGACGACAAGCGTCTGATTCGGGTATTACTTCCGCTCGGTGAAGGACTGCTCTGCGCCAGCAAGATCTAG
- the sigE gene encoding RNA polymerase sigma factor SigE translates to MTTESAVDSELIGTAVFDATGEKSAMPSWDELVRQHGDRVYRLAYRLSGDAQDAEDLTQDTFIRVFRSLSDYQPGTFEGWLHRITTNLFLDMVRRRNRIRMEALPEDYDRVPSAGPDPEQIYHDARLDADLQAALDSLAPDFRAAVVLCDIEGLSYEEIGATLGVKLGTVRSRIHRGRQAIRDHLAAAQRAGDSERVGV, encoded by the coding sequence ATGACGACGGAATCGGCTGTGGATTCCGAATTGATCGGTACTGCTGTTTTCGACGCCACGGGTGAGAAGTCGGCGATGCCGTCGTGGGACGAACTCGTCCGCCAACACGGCGACCGCGTCTATCGGCTGGCCTACCGGCTGTCCGGCGACGCGCAGGATGCTGAAGATCTGACCCAGGACACGTTCATCCGCGTGTTCCGTTCTCTCTCCGACTACCAGCCCGGCACGTTCGAAGGCTGGCTGCACCGCATCACGACCAATCTGTTCCTCGACATGGTTCGCCGCCGCAACCGCATCCGCATGGAGGCGCTTCCGGAGGACTACGACCGCGTACCGTCAGCGGGTCCGGACCCCGAGCAGATCTACCACGACGCCCGTCTCGACGCCGATCTTCAGGCCGCATTGGACTCCTTGGCGCCGGATTTCCGTGCCGCTGTTGTGCTGTGTGACATCGAAGGTCTGTCGTACGAGGAAATCGGTGCCACACTGGGAGTCAAGCTCGGAACGGTTCGGAGCCGTATCCACCGTGGACGACAAGCGATTCGCGATCATCTGGCAGCAGCACAGCGCGCCGGTGATTCCGAACGTGTCGGCGTCTGA